In Helianthus annuus cultivar XRQ/B chromosome 3, HanXRQr2.0-SUNRISE, whole genome shotgun sequence, a single window of DNA contains:
- the LOC110940239 gene encoding uncharacterized protein LOC110940239 isoform X2 yields the protein MYKIHCEATVFHLLVWFSFNVKRILLVNTLLRPAINNQQILSEPISLPIEKLNLVIKELIKEKDEEKERFNGIIAGLLAEKDKDKVDKDAMFDRMSQIEAMLTATVRR from the exons ATGTACAAGATCCATTGTGAAGCGACCGTTTTTCATCTACTGGTATGGTTTAGTTTCAATGTCAAAAGAATCCTT CTGGTCAATACCTTATTAAGACCTGCTATCAACAACCAACAGATTCTCTCCGAGCCTATTTCATTACCG ATTGAAAAGTTGAACTTAGTTATCAAGGAGCTCATTaaggaaaaagatgaagaaaaagaaaggttCAATGGAATTATTGCGGGATTGTTGGCTGAAAAAGACAAAGATAAGGTAGATAAAGATGCTATGTTTGATAGAATGTCACAAATTGAAGCTATGTTAACAGCTACAGTTAGAAGATAG
- the LOC110940239 gene encoding uncharacterized protein LOC110940239 isoform X3, translating into MYKIHCEATVFHLLLVNTLLRPAINNQQILSEPISLPIEKLNLVIKELIKEKDEEKERFNGIIAGLLAEKDKDKVDKDAMFDRMSQIEAMLTATVRR; encoded by the exons ATGTACAAGATCCATTGTGAAGCGACCGTTTTTCATCTACTG CTGGTCAATACCTTATTAAGACCTGCTATCAACAACCAACAGATTCTCTCCGAGCCTATTTCATTACCG ATTGAAAAGTTGAACTTAGTTATCAAGGAGCTCATTaaggaaaaagatgaagaaaaagaaaggttCAATGGAATTATTGCGGGATTGTTGGCTGAAAAAGACAAAGATAAGGTAGATAAAGATGCTATGTTTGATAGAATGTCACAAATTGAAGCTATGTTAACAGCTACAGTTAGAAGATAG
- the LOC110940239 gene encoding uncharacterized protein LOC110940239 isoform X1, whose amino-acid sequence MYKIHCEATVFHLLFIFEQPNATLGSCMQLVNTLLRPAINNQQILSEPISLPIEKLNLVIKELIKEKDEEKERFNGIIAGLLAEKDKDKVDKDAMFDRMSQIEAMLTATVRR is encoded by the exons ATGTACAAGATCCATTGTGAAGCGACCGTTTTTCATCTACTG TTTATTTTCGAACAACCAAATGCAACTCTTGGATCATGTATGCAGCTGGTCAATACCTTATTAAGACCTGCTATCAACAACCAACAGATTCTCTCCGAGCCTATTTCATTACCG ATTGAAAAGTTGAACTTAGTTATCAAGGAGCTCATTaaggaaaaagatgaagaaaaagaaaggttCAATGGAATTATTGCGGGATTGTTGGCTGAAAAAGACAAAGATAAGGTAGATAAAGATGCTATGTTTGATAGAATGTCACAAATTGAAGCTATGTTAACAGCTACAGTTAGAAGATAG